One window of Thermacetogenium phaeum DSM 12270 genomic DNA carries:
- the mntA gene encoding type VII toxin-antitoxin system MntA family adenylyltransferase antitoxin, with product MDIAVLFSPNIKDKLERFERRLELEIALQEKLHRPVQVIDLMEAPLLLQHQVRKYGKLILEKDHRQRVFFEVNSRRRYFDMQHFYSLRKAMILGRLG from the coding sequence ATCGACATTGCCGTTCTCTTTTCTCCAAACATAAAGGACAAACTAGAGCGTTTTGAAAGACGGCTAGAGCTGGAAATCGCCCTCCAAGAAAAGCTTCACAGACCTGTTCAGGTCATTGATTTGATGGAGGCACCACTCCTGCTCCAGCACCAGGTCCGGAAATACGGTAAACTGATTCTGGAGAAAGACCACAGGCAGCGTGTCTTCTTCGAGGTAAATTCCAGGAGGCGTTATTTCGACATGCAGCACTTCTACAGCCTCCGAAAAGCGATGATTCTCGGAAGGCTAGGTTAA